One stretch of Acidicapsa acidisoli DNA includes these proteins:
- a CDS encoding efflux RND transporter permease subunit — MFVDFFIHRPVFATVSALLIILAGAVCIPTLPISLYPTLAPPQVVVTSSYVGADAETVEKAVTIPLEESINGVEGMHYIESASTNNGVSTITATFNTGYDLDIAAVDVQNRVASVTGRLPSAVNAAGITITKANSNFVFGSGFYTEDNRYSNEFISNYLDVYVKDAIKRVKGVGDVVIFGERKYAMRVWLDPAKLAERSLTATDVVNALTEQNVEVPAGQLGQPPSDNKQSFQVAVRVVGRLSDPEQFNNIIVKNTPNGLVLLKDVGHAVVGAEDYSSNLKFQGYDAVGLGVQQLSNANALDVDRDAKAMLKELSKSFPPGLKYAVAFDSTTIVGDSIHEVLITLGEAIIIVIVVIFLFLLDWRATIIPAVTIPVSLIGTFAFIKIFGFSINSLTLFGITLATGLVVDDAIVVIENVQRHIALEHCDPHKAASEAMGEVTSAVIATSLVLIAVFVPVSFFPGTTGILYRQFSLTIAFAIAISAFNALTLSPALAALFLRGEEAKYQQLDFLRIRPLSRAYSGFAHGIDNSIGWISRTYARLIHFTLKLRYVLLILFFAGLAATGWMYLHVPTGFIPQEDQGYLMVVVQAPPGASLSDTTAIADRAQLLLAQNHDIAGAFAVSGFSLNGASPNAGIIFAALTPSDQRLGKGHSSADIVASLGPKLFMVPGGIVAMFEPPAVQGLGSFGGFQFMLQDLGKNTLADLDQVSHNIIGASRDPKLGLTGLFTSFSASDPQLLVTIDRQKAKAMGVSLTQISTTLNVFMGSEYVNDFDYNNRTYRVYVQADQPFRMKETDLHSFYVRSDTTNQMVPLDNLVNIKDSAGPQVISHYNLFRSVEIDGSAAPGKSSSEGIASMEQLARKVMMPGMTFSWTGLTQEEIESSGKAVIIFALGLLVVYLTLSAQYESFALPFIILLAVPMAVLGALGAVAVRGLSDDVYCQIGLVMLIGLSAKNAILIVEFAEQLRAKGRSIAEAAIEAAELRLRPILMTSFAFILGVMPLVFATGAGALGRHSVGTTIVGGMLLSTVLNLVFIPVLYVILSGLLARIKPRKKPEGCEEEAVVA, encoded by the coding sequence TTGTTCGTAGATTTCTTCATTCACCGTCCAGTATTCGCTACAGTGTCGGCGCTCCTTATTATCCTGGCCGGCGCGGTGTGCATTCCCACTTTGCCGATCTCCCTTTATCCCACTCTCGCGCCACCGCAGGTCGTGGTAACTTCCTCATACGTCGGCGCGGACGCTGAGACGGTGGAGAAAGCAGTTACGATCCCGCTGGAAGAGTCGATCAACGGCGTCGAGGGCATGCACTACATCGAGTCGGCCAGCACCAACAACGGTGTCAGCACGATCACGGCCACCTTCAACACCGGCTATGATCTGGATATCGCCGCGGTAGACGTGCAGAATCGAGTTGCCAGCGTCACTGGACGCTTGCCCTCCGCTGTCAACGCCGCGGGCATCACCATCACCAAAGCGAACAGCAACTTCGTGTTCGGCTCGGGCTTCTATACCGAAGACAATCGGTACTCCAACGAGTTCATCTCCAACTATCTGGATGTCTACGTCAAGGACGCCATTAAGCGTGTCAAGGGCGTTGGTGACGTGGTTATCTTCGGTGAGCGCAAATACGCCATGCGCGTGTGGCTCGATCCAGCCAAATTGGCCGAACGGTCCCTTACCGCGACTGATGTCGTCAATGCACTGACTGAGCAAAACGTCGAAGTGCCTGCTGGGCAACTTGGTCAGCCACCGTCTGACAACAAACAGTCCTTCCAGGTCGCAGTGCGTGTCGTCGGAAGGCTTAGCGACCCGGAGCAATTCAATAACATTATTGTCAAAAACACTCCAAACGGCTTGGTCCTGTTGAAGGATGTCGGCCACGCTGTTGTTGGCGCCGAAGACTATAGCAGCAACCTGAAGTTCCAGGGATATGACGCCGTCGGCCTCGGCGTGCAACAGCTTTCCAACGCCAATGCGCTGGATGTGGACCGGGACGCCAAAGCGATGCTCAAGGAGTTGTCCAAGAGCTTTCCGCCGGGTCTGAAATATGCCGTGGCCTTCGATTCGACGACGATCGTCGGCGACTCGATTCATGAGGTCCTGATCACCCTCGGCGAGGCGATCATCATCGTCATCGTGGTGATTTTTCTCTTTCTCCTCGACTGGCGCGCGACGATTATTCCGGCCGTGACGATTCCTGTGTCGTTGATAGGTACATTCGCGTTCATCAAAATATTCGGTTTCTCGATCAATTCGCTCACGCTCTTCGGAATCACTCTCGCCACGGGTTTGGTGGTCGATGACGCCATTGTTGTGATTGAAAACGTGCAGCGCCACATTGCGCTGGAGCATTGCGACCCTCATAAGGCAGCCTCCGAGGCTATGGGCGAAGTCACCAGTGCAGTTATCGCCACGTCGCTGGTCCTGATTGCCGTCTTTGTCCCGGTTTCTTTCTTCCCAGGTACGACTGGCATTCTTTACAGGCAGTTTTCGCTGACAATTGCTTTTGCGATCGCTATATCTGCCTTCAACGCACTTACTCTGTCTCCGGCTCTGGCCGCGCTGTTCCTGCGCGGAGAAGAAGCGAAATACCAGCAACTCGATTTCCTGCGTATTCGCCCGCTGTCTAGAGCCTATTCCGGATTCGCGCATGGGATCGATAACTCAATCGGCTGGATATCCCGTACTTATGCCCGGCTGATTCATTTCACACTGAAGCTGCGCTATGTACTCTTGATCCTCTTCTTCGCGGGCCTTGCGGCAACCGGTTGGATGTATCTGCACGTCCCGACAGGATTCATTCCCCAGGAAGATCAGGGCTATCTGATGGTGGTCGTTCAGGCGCCCCCAGGAGCGTCGCTCTCCGACACAACCGCCATCGCGGATCGCGCCCAATTGTTGCTGGCGCAGAACCACGATATCGCGGGCGCGTTCGCCGTTTCTGGTTTCAGTCTCAATGGCGCTTCGCCAAATGCGGGTATCATCTTTGCGGCTCTTACCCCATCCGACCAGCGTCTTGGCAAGGGCCATTCCTCGGCGGATATCGTCGCCAGCCTCGGGCCTAAGCTTTTCATGGTGCCGGGCGGAATTGTCGCAATGTTTGAGCCGCCTGCGGTCCAAGGCCTCGGCTCCTTTGGCGGCTTTCAGTTCATGCTTCAGGATCTGGGCAAGAATACGCTCGCGGACCTCGATCAGGTTTCGCACAACATCATCGGTGCGAGCCGCGATCCTAAGCTCGGTCTCACTGGCCTTTTCACCAGCTTTTCGGCCAGCGATCCGCAGTTGCTCGTTACTATTGACCGCCAGAAGGCGAAGGCGATGGGTGTTTCGCTCACGCAGATCTCCACGACACTCAACGTCTTCATGGGGTCGGAATACGTCAACGACTTCGACTACAACAACCGCACCTATCGCGTCTATGTACAGGCCGATCAACCCTTCCGCATGAAGGAAACCGATCTGCATTCCTTCTACGTGCGCTCGGATACCACGAATCAGATGGTGCCGCTCGACAACCTCGTCAATATCAAGGATTCGGCGGGCCCGCAGGTCATTTCGCATTACAATCTCTTCCGTTCTGTTGAAATCGACGGCTCGGCCGCGCCGGGCAAAAGTTCAAGCGAGGGCATCGCTTCCATGGAGCAGCTTGCGCGCAAGGTCATGATGCCCGGCATGACCTTCAGTTGGACAGGACTCACCCAGGAAGAAATCGAGTCCAGCGGCAAGGCGGTCATCATCTTCGCGCTGGGTTTGTTGGTCGTTTACCTCACCCTGTCGGCCCAGTACGAAAGCTTTGCGCTTCCATTCATCATTCTTCTTGCCGTTCCCATGGCCGTGCTCGGAGCTTTGGGAGCCGTAGCTGTCCGAGGACTTTCGGACGATGTCTACTGCCAGATTGGTCTGGTTATGCTCATCGGCCTCTCGGCAAAGAACGCGATTCTCATCGTCGAGTTCGCGGAGCAACTGCGCGCAAAGGGACGGTCCATTGCGGAAGCAGCGATTGAGGCGGCTGAACTGCGTCTCCGTCCGATTCTGATGACTTCGTTCGCCTTCATTCTCGGCGTTATGCCGCTGGTTTTTGCCACGGGTGCCGGCGCGCTTGGCAGGCACTCGGTGGGAACAACGATTGTCGGAGGAATGTTGCTCTCGACGGTTCTGAACTTGGTCTTTATTCCTGTGCTCTACGTGATCCTCAGCGGTCTGCTGGCTCGTATCAAGCCCAGGAAAAAGCCGGAGGGTTGTGAGGAAGAAGCGGTCGTCGCGTAA
- a CDS encoding efflux RND transporter periplasmic adaptor subunit has protein sequence MRRLIFLSIILSGIAVFPSGCKQPEAAAKAPAMQAFPVQTESVALAPVEQSSDFVATIKSRRSVTVMPQVDGNLTQILVKSGDRVHAGQVIMEIDPRRQQALVDAQRSTENQKKALYDYNELEIERQRKLFEAGVTSRDTLDQAEQSFRNTRADWESAIATRKSLEEQLAYYRVKAPFDGVVGDVPVHLGDYVTSTTALTTVDENKDLEAYIYAPTERSGQVRLGLPVRLLDSDGKVVENTSVDFLSPQVDSQLQGILLKAPVHSTSDVLRSAQLVKARVIWKSSPQPVIPVLAVSRQGGQSFVFLAQQQPDGHFAARQTAVTLGETVGNSYAVTAGLKEGDKVIVSGTQFLVDNMPVLPHG, from the coding sequence TTGAGACGTCTGATATTTCTGAGCATTATTCTTTCCGGCATCGCGGTCTTCCCGTCTGGCTGCAAGCAGCCGGAGGCGGCCGCAAAGGCTCCGGCGATGCAAGCATTCCCGGTTCAGACGGAATCCGTCGCACTGGCTCCGGTGGAGCAGAGCTCCGATTTCGTCGCGACTATCAAGTCGCGCCGTTCCGTCACTGTCATGCCGCAGGTGGATGGTAACCTTACGCAGATTCTGGTCAAATCCGGCGATCGCGTTCACGCTGGCCAGGTGATCATGGAGATCGACCCGCGGCGCCAACAGGCGCTCGTGGATGCCCAGCGCTCCACCGAGAACCAGAAAAAAGCTCTCTATGACTACAACGAGTTGGAGATCGAACGGCAGCGGAAGCTTTTCGAAGCCGGAGTCACCAGTCGCGACACGCTTGACCAGGCCGAGCAGTCTTTCCGGAATACGCGGGCTGATTGGGAGTCCGCAATCGCGACTCGTAAGTCGCTTGAGGAGCAGCTCGCGTACTATCGCGTCAAGGCGCCATTCGATGGGGTGGTTGGCGATGTTCCGGTTCACTTGGGCGACTATGTGACGTCCACCACCGCTCTGACGACAGTGGATGAAAACAAGGATCTTGAAGCCTATATCTACGCGCCGACGGAGCGCAGCGGACAGGTTCGTCTGGGGCTCCCGGTGCGGCTTCTGGATAGTGACGGAAAAGTTGTTGAGAACACCAGTGTCGACTTCCTCTCGCCGCAGGTCGATAGCCAGTTGCAGGGAATCCTGCTCAAGGCTCCTGTGCATAGCACCTCTGATGTTCTCCGGTCGGCGCAGCTGGTTAAGGCGCGGGTGATCTGGAAGAGCTCGCCGCAGCCGGTGATCCCGGTTCTCGCTGTATCGCGACAGGGAGGACAGAGTTTTGTGTTTCTCGCGCAGCAGCAACCGGACGGCCACTTCGCAGCGCGCCAGACTGCTGTGACTCTGGGAGAAACTGTCGGCAACTCGTACGCCGTTACCGCCGGTCTCAAAGAAGGCGACAAGGTGATTGTCTCGGGAACACAGTTTCTTGTGGATAACATGCCGGTACTGCCACACGGCTAA
- a CDS encoding queuosine precursor transporter, giving the protein MTSRFRYLDTLTIVFVVVLVVSNLIGPKICQIGPLLVSGAQLLFPVTYICGDVFTEVYGYAASRRAIWMGFFAMGLLAVMGEIAVALPPAPGWHDQAAFATVFGLVPRFAVASLVAYWAGEFTNSYTLAKLKILTGGRFLWTRTIGSTISGQLVDTAVVILIAFWGVESGPKMLLMIASSYGFKVAYETLATPLTYLVVNKLKRAEGVDAFDRGTDFSPFAL; this is encoded by the coding sequence GTGACTTCCCGATTCCGATATCTGGACACCTTGACGATCGTTTTTGTCGTCGTTCTTGTCGTGTCCAACCTGATCGGACCCAAAATCTGTCAGATCGGGCCACTGCTGGTCAGCGGCGCGCAGTTGCTTTTCCCCGTGACCTATATTTGTGGTGACGTTTTCACGGAGGTCTACGGTTACGCTGCGTCGCGCAGGGCCATCTGGATGGGTTTCTTCGCCATGGGATTGCTGGCTGTGATGGGCGAGATTGCTGTTGCGCTTCCACCGGCCCCTGGATGGCACGATCAAGCGGCTTTCGCAACGGTCTTCGGGCTTGTGCCGCGTTTCGCCGTCGCCAGCCTGGTTGCCTATTGGGCTGGCGAGTTCACCAACAGCTATACTTTGGCCAAGCTAAAGATTCTCACCGGCGGCCGTTTCCTGTGGACCAGAACCATCGGCTCAACGATCAGTGGTCAGCTTGTGGACACTGCCGTCGTCATTCTAATCGCGTTTTGGGGAGTCGAGTCCGGACCGAAAATGCTCCTTATGATCGCCTCATCCTACGGCTTTAAGGTTGCCTACGAAACCCTCGCGACCCCGTTGACCTACCTTGTAGTTAACAAGCTGAAGAGGGCTGAAGGGGTCGACGCCTTCGATCGGGGAACCGATTTCAGCCCGTTTGCGTTGTAA